The region TCGTTGGTCGTGGTCGACTTGCCCACCCCCGGGGCACCGGTCAGGCCGATCACCCGGGCCCGACCGGCGTACGGCGCGAGTGCCGCCGCCACCTGCGGCAGCAGGTCGTCCCCGGACTCGACCAGGGTGATCAGCCGGGCCACCGCGCGGGCGTCACCGTCGCGGGCCCGCTCGACCAGCAGCGGTACGTCCCGACCGCGTCGCACCGTCACTCCCGCTCGCCGGCACCGCTCGGTACGTGGATGATCAGCGCGTCGCCCTGCCCACCGCCACCGCACAGTGCCGCCGCCCCGGTGCCGCCGCCGCGCCGACGCAGCTCCAGGGCGAGGGTCAGGACCAGGCGGGCCCCGGACATGCCGAGCGGGTGCCCGAGGGCGATCGCGCCACCGTTGACGTTGACGATCTCGCCGCTGATCCCGAGGTCACGGGTGGACTTGATGCCGACCGCGGCGAACGCCTCGTTGATCTCGACCAGGTCCAGGTCGTCGATGCCGAGCCCGGCCTTGCGCAGCGCCTGGTTGATCGCGTTGGACGGCTGCGAGTGCAGCGAGTTGTCCGGTCCGGCCACGTTGCCGTGCGCACCGATCTCGGCCAGCCAGGTCAGCCCCAGCTCGATCGCCTTGGTCTTGCTCATCACGACCACCGCCGCCGCGCCGTCGGAGATCGGCGACGAGCTGCCGGCGGTGATCGTGCCGTCGGGGGTGAAGGCGGGGCGCAGCCGGGCCAGCGTCTCGACCGTGGTGTCCGGCCGGACCCCCTCGTCGGTGCTGATCACCAGCGGGTCGCCCTTGCGCTGCGGCAACTCCACCGGGACGATCTCGTCGGCGAAGACGCCGTTCTTCTGGGCGGCGGCGGCGCGCTGGTGGCTGGCCACGGCGAAGGCGTCCTGCTCCTGGCGGGTGATGCCGTGCCGCACCCCGTGCCGCTCGGTCGACTCCCCCATCGCGCAGCAGTCCCACGGGTCGGTGAGCCCGTCCAGCGCCATGTGGTCGGAGACCGTCACGTCGCCGTACTTGTAGCCGGTGCGCTGGTTGAGCAGCAGGTGCGGGGCGTTGGTCATCGACTCCATGCCACCGGCGACCACGATGTCGAACTCGCCGGCCCGGATGAGCTGGTCGGCCAGGGCGATCGCGTCGAGACCGGAGAGGCAGACCTTGTTGATCGTCAGCGCCGGTACGGACATCGGGATGCCCGCCTCGACCGCTGCCTGCCGGGCCGGGATCTGACCGGCCCCGGCCTGGAGCACCTGCCCCATGATCACGTACTGGACCTGGTCGGCGGCGACCCCGGACCGTTCCAGCGCACCCCGGATGGCAATCCCGCCGAGCTTGCTCGCCGACAGGTCCTTGAGGTTGCCCAGCAGCCGCCCCATCGGGGTACGCGCACCGCTGACGATCACCGAAGCCATGACTCTCCGCCTCCGAGGGGTGGGCCGTACGTGCACCTTAACGATTGTTCGGCCAGACTAGCGCTATGGCAGAAGAGCACCTCGCCGAGACCGCTGCGGACTACGTCACAGGCATCGGTCTCCAACGCATAGACCACGTCGGTATAGCGGTCGCCGACCTTGACACCGCGATCGAGTTCTACCAGCGGGCCTTCGGCATGCGGTGCGTACACACCGAGGTCAACAACGAACAGGGCGTACGCGAGG is a window of Micromonospora sp. NBC_01699 DNA encoding:
- a CDS encoding acetyl-CoA C-acetyltransferase; protein product: MASVIVSGARTPMGRLLGNLKDLSASKLGGIAIRGALERSGVAADQVQYVIMGQVLQAGAGQIPARQAAVEAGIPMSVPALTINKVCLSGLDAIALADQLIRAGEFDIVVAGGMESMTNAPHLLLNQRTGYKYGDVTVSDHMALDGLTDPWDCCAMGESTERHGVRHGITRQEQDAFAVASHQRAAAAQKNGVFADEIVPVELPQRKGDPLVISTDEGVRPDTTVETLARLRPAFTPDGTITAGSSSPISDGAAAVVVMSKTKAIELGLTWLAEIGAHGNVAGPDNSLHSQPSNAINQALRKAGLGIDDLDLVEINEAFAAVGIKSTRDLGISGEIVNVNGGAIALGHPLGMSGARLVLTLALELRRRGGGTGAAALCGGGGQGDALIIHVPSGAGERE